A genomic region of Pyrus communis chromosome 14, drPyrComm1.1, whole genome shotgun sequence contains the following coding sequences:
- the LOC137715380 gene encoding histone H4-like: protein MTGRGKGGKGLGKGGAKRHRKVLRDNIQGITKPAIRRLARRGGVKRISGLIYEETRGVLKIFLENVIRDAVTYTEHARRKTVTAMDVVYALKRQGRTLYGFGG, encoded by the coding sequence ATGACGGGACGTGGAAAGGGAGGCAAGGGACTGGGCAAGGGAGGAGCGAAGCGTCACCGTAAGGTCCTCCGCGACAACATCCAGGGCATCACCAAGCCGGCGATTCGGCGCCTGGCCCGAAGAGGCGGCGTGAAGCGAATCAGCGGCCTGATCTACGAGGAGACCCGTGGCGTCCTCAAGATCTTTCTCGAGAACGTGATTCGGGACGCTGTTACCTACACGGAGCACGCCAGGAGGAAGACGGTGACGGCGATGGACGTTGTTTACGCTCTCAAGAGGCAGGGCAGGACTCTGTACGGGTTTGGGGGTTAG
- the LOC137716223 gene encoding putative pentatricopeptide repeat-containing protein At1g12700, mitochondrial, whose amino-acid sequence MMRATTISSSLNVGYGIASRLRGMSPVPCFLHKSTLLLFFNVYLAPFHSRPSYPTKSTNTQLRQLVKVTNLEDALHVFDELLQMRPLPSVVRFNQVLTQVAKLKHYSAVISLNDQMELSGIRPDVYTLSIIINCFSHLNQMEFGLSVLGKFFKLGFEPTAATFSTLINGFLLQDREADAVGILNKMESGDCKPDVVTFGTLVKGLCMKGNNTEAIQLLRKMEEGGCKPGIVIYSTIIDSLCKDAMVVDAMNLFSEMMSKCIEPDIITYTSLIHGVCKLGEWKEAARLFNEMVSKGIFPNLQTFSVLIDTLCKEGLVGKAKSMVEMMTQRDIEPNTVTYNSLMDGYCLRGEMREAKKVLELMLRKGYTVDAYSYNILINGYCKHKRIDEAVLLFEEISSSRVILNVVTYTTLMDGFCKVGRTQDAQKLFSQMQACGHFPDVQAYAVLLGGLCKNQQFPEAIQLLRDMESKKLKPDIMIYAFLIEGLCIGGKIDSARDLFRGLSSRGLQPNTRTYNIMISGFCKGGLTNEAVKLLKEMEEKGCSPNGWTYNIIIRGFFNNNEPSEAMGLIQQMVGKGFSADASTTELIIDLLSKDKVDPALLPLIERS is encoded by the coding sequence ATGATGCGGGCGACGacaatttcttcttcattgaaTGTTGGTTATGGCATCGCCAGCAGACTCAGAGGTATGTCGCCTGTGCCTTGTTTTCTTCATAAATCTACTCTCCTTCTCTTCTTCAACGTTTACTTGGCTCCGTTTCACTCTCGACCTTCTTATCCAACCAAATCTACAAACACCCAATTGCGTCAGCTTGTCAAAGTAACTAATCTTGAGGATGCACTCCATGTGTTCGACGAATTGCTTCAAATGCGTCCTCTGCCTTCCGTCGTCCGTTTCAATCAAGTCTTGACTCAAGTCGCCAAGTTGAAACATTATTCGGCAGTCATCTCGCTGAATGACCAAATGGAGCTGTCCGGAATTCGTCCTGATGTTTATACTCTAAGCATCATCATTAATTGCTTTTCCCATCTCAACCAAATGGAATTTGGTTTATCTGTCTTGGGAAAATTCTTCAAACTTGGTTTTGAACCGACTGCGGCGACCTTCTCCACTCTAATCAATGGATTCCTTCTTCAGGATAGAGAGGCTGATGCTGTCGGGATTCTGAATAAGATGGAGAGTGGTGATTGTAAGCCAGATGTGGTTACTTTCGGCACACTAGTAAAGGGCCTTTGCATGAAAGGTAACAACACTGAAGCTATTCAACTACTTAGGAAAATGGAAGAAGGAGGTTGCAAGCCTGGCATTGTTATTTACAGCACGATCATCGACAGTCTTTGTAAGGATGCTATGGTGGTTGATGCGATGAACCTTTTCTCTGAAATGATGAGTAAATGTATTGAACCCGACATCATTACCTATACTTCTTTGATTCATGGAGTATGCAAATTAGGGGAGTGGAAAGAAGCTGCGAGATTGTTTAATGAAATGGTGAGCAAAGGTATTTTTCCAAATCTGCAAACCTTCAGTGTATTGATAGACACCCTTTGTAAGGAGGGCTTGGTCGGGAAAGCAAAAAGCATGGTCGAAATGATGACGCAAAGAGATATTGAGCCTAACACTGTTACTTATAATTCTCTTATGGATGGTTATTGCTTGCGAGGAGAAATGCGTGAGGCAAAAAAGGTTTTGGAACTAATGCTCAGAAAGGGCTACACAGTTGATGCCTATAGTTACAACATACTGATAAACGGCTATTGTAAGCATAAAAGGATAGATGAGGCGGTGTTGCTTTTTGAGGAAATTTCTAGTAGCAGAGTCATTCTGAATGTCGTTACTTACACCACTCTCATGGACGGTTTTTGCAAAGTAGGGAGAACACAAGATGCACAAAAGTTGTTCTCTCAGATGCAAGCTTGCGGCCATTTTCCAGATGTTCAAGCCTATGCTGTTTTATTGGGTGGCCTGTGTAAAAACCAACAATTTCCCGAGGCAATACAATTGTTAAGAGATATGGAAAGTAAGAAGTTAAAGCCAGATATTATGATTTACGCTTTTCTTATTGAAGGATTGTGCATTGGTGGGAAAATTGACTCTGCAAGGGATCTCTTTCGCGGTTTATCATCAAGAGGTCTTCAACCTAATACCAGGACGTATAACATAATGATTAGTGGATTTTGCAAAGGAGGGCTAACAAACGAAGCGGTAAAATTACTTaaagaaatggaagagaaaggTTGTTCTCCAAATGGTTGGACCTATAACATAATCATCCGAGGCTTTTTCAATAACAATGAGCCATCAGAAGCCATGGGACTTATTCAACAAATGGTGGGCAAGGGTTTTTCTGCAGATGCGTCGACCACGGAATTGATAATTGATTTGTTGTCTAAAGATAAAGTAGATCCTGCTTTGTTGCCATTGATAGAAAGATCGTAA
- the LOC137715080 gene encoding receptor-like protein kinase HERK 1 — protein MMGCFKFDLFIWVLSPLCLGLLCSGFVPADNYLIDCGSLANTTVGNRVFLADNLASKYLSSPKDVVANVSLKSITSFDDSPLYQTARIFPESSKYTFSISHSGRHWIRLYFYPFVFGSYDLSKAKFSISAQNFALLTDFSVQNTSLKEFSVNVISDSLVITFTPSSNSFAFLNAIEVVSVPDQLITDDASYGSEKFQGLTNQALETAWRVNMGGPRVSFENDTLWRTWVPDQSFLVNENLAKDFSNIAAVKYDVGLATEDIAPQTVYGTLTEMNSADNPNSNFNVTWEFTVDPGFQYLVRFHFCDIVSKSLNQLYFNVYVDSSNVAPDLDLSTATINKLAVPYYLDTVTASIVRNKLRISIGPSAVNNAYPNAILNGLEIMKINNSAGSLSGTNAAVSSLNSSSKSNIGVIVGASVGLFIAVALAGVLFILCRRRKRLADQGHSKTWSPFSMNGTNSHTMGSKYSYGTTASAASNYSYRFPFGVVQEATNNFDESWVIGIGGFGKVYKGTLNDGTKVAVKRGNPRSQQGLAEFRTEIEMLSQFRHRHLVSLIGYCDDKNEMILIYEYMENGTLKGHLYGLGHPSLSWKQRLEICIGSARGLHYLHTGYAKAVIHRDVKSANILLDENLMAKVADFGLSKTGPEIDQTHVSTAVKGSFGYLDPEYFRRQQLTEKSDVYSFGVVLFEVLCARPVIDPSLPREMVNLAEWAMKWQKKGQLEQIIDSTLAGKIRPDSLRKFGETAEKCLADYGVDRPSMGDVLWNLEYALQLQEAEIPGDAEENSTNMIGELSPQINNYSNVDTNDSAVQFEVSSVDDLSGVSMSKVFSQLVKSEGR, from the coding sequence ATGATGGGTTGTTTTAAATTTGATCTGTTCATTTGGGTTTTATCCCCATTGTGTTTGGGATTGTTGTGTAGTGGATTTGTTCCTGCTGACAATTACCTTATAGACTGTGGATCACTTGCCAATACTACAGTGGGTAACCGTGTTTTTCTAGCTGATAACTTGGCTTCCAAATATCTTTCATCCCCAAAAGACGTTGTTGCCAATGTTTCTTTGAAATCAATCACTTCCTTTGATGATTCACCGCTGTATCAGACAGCGCGAATCTTCCCGGAATCCTCTAAGTACACCTTTTCCATAAGCCATAGCGGTAGGCATTGGATCCGCCTTTACTTCTATCCGTTTGTTTTTGGTAGTTATGATCTGAGCAAGGCGAAGTTCTCCATTTCCGCCCAAAACTTTGCCCTCCTTACTGATTTCAGTGTTCAAAACACTTCTCTTAAAGAATTTTCGGTGAACGTGATTTCAGATAGCCTTGTTATCACCTTCACCCCGTCCAGCAACTCGTTTGCATTCCTAAATGCTATAGAAGTTGTTTCAGTCCCCGACCAACTCATCACTGATGATGCCAGCTATGGGTCAGAGAAATTCCAGGGTTTGACGAATCAGGCTCTGGAGACAGCTTGGAGGGTGAATATGGGTGGACCAAGAGTGTCTTTTGAGAATGATACCCTGTGGCGTACTTGGGTTCCTGACCAAAGTTTTCTAGTAAATGAGAACCTTGCAAAAGATTTTTCGAACATTGCAGCTGTTAAGTATGATGTTGGTTTGGCAACTGAAGACATTGCTCCACAAACTGTCTATGGAACCCTTACTGAGATGAACTCGGCAGATAATCCAAACAGCAATTTCAATGTTACCTGGGAGTTCACAGTGGATCCAGGATTCCAATACCTTGTTCGATTTCACTTTTGCGATATAGTAAGTAAATCTCTCAATCAGCTGTACTTCAATGTTTATGTTGACTCTTCCAATGTTGCTCCAGATCTTGATCTGAGTACTGCGACAATTAATAAGTTGGCTGTGCCATATTATCTGGACACTGTTACAGCGTCCATTGTGAGAAATAAGCTGCGTATTAGTATTGGCCCTTCTGCTGTAAACAATGCTTATCCCAATGCCATTCTAAATGGGCTCGAGATTATGAAAATAAACAACTCAGCAGGCAGCCTCAGTGGAACAAACGCAGCAGTTTCTTCTTTGAATTCAAGTTCGAAAAGTAACATTGGAGTAATTGTGGGTGCCAGCGTTGGGTTATTTATTGCAGTGGCATTGGCTGGGGTTCTCTTTATTCTGTGCAGAAGAAGGAAGAGACTGGCAGATCAAGGCCACTCAAAGACTTGGAGTCCCTTTTCCATGAATGGAACCAATTCTCACACCATGGGAAGTAAATACTCATATGGGACAACTGCTAGTGCTGCTTCTAACTATAGCTATCGTTTTCCTTTTGGGGTAGTGCAGGAGGCTACGAATAACTTTGATGAGAGCTGGGTTATTGGAATCGGTGGTTTTGGGAAGGTATACAAAGGAACCTTGAACGATGGAACTAAAGTGGCTGTCAAGAGGGGAAATCCACGGTCTCAACAGGGACTTGCAGAGTTCAGGACTGAAATTGAGATGCTATCTCAGTTCCGTCACCGCCATCTTGTCTCATTGATTGGGTATTGTGATGACAAGAATGAGATGATTCTGATATATGAATATATGGAGAACGGAACCCTGAAGGGTCATCTCTATGGCTTAGGTCACCCCAGCTTAAGTTGGAAACAAAGGCTTGAAATATGCATTGGATCTGCTAGAGGACTTCACTACCTTCACACTGGTTATGCAAAAGCAGTTATTCATCGTGATGTGAAATCCGCAAACATCTTGCTTGATGAGAACCTCATGGCCAAGGTTGCTGATTTTGGGCTTTCTAAGACGGGGCCTGAAATCGATCAAACCCATGTCAGTACGGCAGTTAAAGGAAGTTTTGGATACCTTGATCCTGAATATTTTAGAAGGCAACAACTGACAGAGAAATCAGATGTGTATTCATTTGGGGTGGTTTTGTTTGAGGTTCTTTGTGCAAGACCTGTTATAGATCCGTCTCTTCCGAGGGAAATGGTGAACTTGGCTGAATGGGCAATGAAATGGCAGAAGAAGGGGCAGTTGGAGCAAATCATAGATTCAACTCTTGCAGGCAAAATCAGACCAGATTCTCTGAGGAAATTTGGAGAAACCGCTGAGAAATGCTTGGCTGACTATGGTGTTGACAGGCCCTCCATGGGAGATGTGTTGTGGAATCTAGAGTATGCCCTTCAACTTCAAGAGGCAGAAATTCCAGGCGACGCTGAAGAAAATAGTACCAATATGATTGGTGAGCTATCCCCGCAAATCAACAACTACAGTAACGTCGATACAAATGACTCTGCTGTGCAATTTGAAGTCTCGAGTGTGGATGATCTTTCAGGTGTTTCTATGAGTAAAGTGTTCTCACAGCTGGTGAAGTCCGAGGGTAGGTAA